One genomic segment of Salarias fasciatus chromosome 8, fSalaFa1.1, whole genome shotgun sequence includes these proteins:
- the mpp2b gene encoding MAGUK p55 subfamily member 2b isoform X2: MPVATSSSDSAMHQALDTLSDSTSSTTANDLDLIFLKGIMESPVAHERLEEPKLEAVRENNVELVQDLLKELSPLTHRSQAADELVRILKEPHFQSLLETHDSVASKNYETPPPSPCSFMDAALNSQPVPPDAVRMVGIRKVSGEHLGVTFRVESGELVIARILHGGMIDQQGLLHVGDIIKEVNGKEVGNDPKVLQEMLKEASGSVVLKILPSYQEPHTPRQAFVKCHFDYDPSHDNLIPCKEAGLSFSSGDILQIFNQEDLNWWQACHIEGGSAGLIPSQLLEEKRKAFVKRDLELATTGPLCAGMGGKKKKKMMYLTTKNAEFDRHELRIYEEVAKVPPFRRKTLVLIGAQGVGRRSLKNKLLVSDPQRYGTTIPFTSRKPKVDERDGQMYSFMSRCEMECDIKNARFLEHGEYDGNLYGTKINSIHEVIETGKICILDVNPQALKVLRTSEFLPYVVFIEAPDFEVLKAMNRSAIESGVVTKQLTDSELKRTVDESERIKRAYGHYFDLCIVNDGLEAAFRGLRAALEKLSSEQQWVPVSWVF; encoded by the exons ccatgCATCAGGCCCTGGACACCCTGAGTGACAGTACAAGCTCCACAACAGCCAACGACCTGGACCTGATCTTCCTCAAAGGCATCATGGAGAGCCCGGTG GCCCACGAGCGGCTGGAGGAGCCCAAGCTGGAGGCCGTGAGGGAGAACAACGTGGAGCTGGTCCAggacctgctgaaggagctcagTCCGCTCACACACCGGAGCCAGGCGGCCGACGAGCTGGTCCGCATCCTGAAGGAGCCGCACTTCCAG TCCCTCCTGGAGACCCACGACTCCGTGGCCTCCAAGAACTACGAGACTCCTCCTCCGAGCCCCTGCTCCTTCATGGACGCCGCCCTCAACAGCCAGCCCGTCCCGCCGGACGCCGTCCGCATGGTGGGCATCCGCAAGGTGTCTGGGGAGCATCTG ggGGTGACTTTCCGAGTGGAGAGCGGCGAGCTGGTGATTGCCAGGATCCTCCACGGCGGCATGATCGACCAGCAGGGCCTGCTCCACGTGGGCGACATCATCAAGGAGGTGAACGGCAAGGAGGTGGGCAACGACCCCAAGGTGCTCCAGGAGATGCTGAAGGAGGCCAGCGGCAGCGTGGTGCTGAAGATCCTGCCCAGCTACCAGGAGCCGCACACCCCGAGACAG GCCTTCGTGAAGTGCCACTTCGACTACGACCCCTCCCACGACAACCTGATCCCCTGtaaggaggcggggcttagctTCAGCAGCGGGGACATACTCCAGATCTTCAATCAGGAGGATCTGAACTGGTGGCAG GCCTGCCACATCGAGGGGGGCAGCGCCGGCCTGATTCCCAGCCAGCtcctggaggagaagaggaaagcGTTTGTGAAGAGAGATCTGGAGCTCGCTACCACAG GTCCGCTGTGTGCGGGGATGGGgggcaagaagaaaaaaaagatgatgtaTCTGACCACCAAGAACGCAG AATTTGACAGGCACGAGTTGAGGATCTATGAGGAGGTTGCCAAAGTGCCGCCCTTCAGGAGAAAGACGCTGGTTCTGATCGGAGCCCAGGGGGTCGGCCGCCGCAGCCTGAAGAACAAGCTGCTGGTGTCGGATCCTCAGCGTTACGGGACCACCATCCCCT TCACCTCCAGGAAGCCGAAGGTGGACGAGAGGGACGGCCAGATGTACTCCTTCATGAGCCGCTGCGAGATGGAGTGCGACATCAAGAACGCTCGCTTCCTGGAGCACGGCGAGTACGACGGCAATCTGTACGGCACCAAGATCAACTCCATACACGAGGTGATCGAAACGGGCAAGATCTGCATCCTGGACGTCAACCCACAG GCCCTCAAAGTGTTGCGGACGTCTGAGTTCCTGCCCTACGTCGTGTTCATCGAGGCCCCGGACTTTGAGGTCCTGAAGGCCATGAATCGGTCGGCCATCGAGTCGGGAGTGGTCACCAAGCAGTTAACG GACTCGGAGCTGAAGAGGACGGTGGACGAGAGCGAGCGCATCAAGAGGGCCTACGGACACTACTTCGACCTGTGCATCGTCAACGACGGCCTGGAGGCGGCGTTCCGGGGCCTCCGGGCGGCGCTGGAGAAGCTGTCGTCGGAGCAGCAGTGGGTTCCCGTCAGCTGGGTGTTTTGA
- the mpp2b gene encoding MAGUK p55 subfamily member 2b isoform X1, giving the protein MAGSRSGRLSLEEGGSASSLEGLDIKPGGEAMHQALDTLSDSTSSTTANDLDLIFLKGIMESPVAHERLEEPKLEAVRENNVELVQDLLKELSPLTHRSQAADELVRILKEPHFQSLLETHDSVASKNYETPPPSPCSFMDAALNSQPVPPDAVRMVGIRKVSGEHLGVTFRVESGELVIARILHGGMIDQQGLLHVGDIIKEVNGKEVGNDPKVLQEMLKEASGSVVLKILPSYQEPHTPRQAFVKCHFDYDPSHDNLIPCKEAGLSFSSGDILQIFNQEDLNWWQACHIEGGSAGLIPSQLLEEKRKAFVKRDLELATTGPLCAGMGGKKKKKMMYLTTKNAEFDRHELRIYEEVAKVPPFRRKTLVLIGAQGVGRRSLKNKLLVSDPQRYGTTIPFTSRKPKVDERDGQMYSFMSRCEMECDIKNARFLEHGEYDGNLYGTKINSIHEVIETGKICILDVNPQALKVLRTSEFLPYVVFIEAPDFEVLKAMNRSAIESGVVTKQLTDSELKRTVDESERIKRAYGHYFDLCIVNDGLEAAFRGLRAALEKLSSEQQWVPVSWVF; this is encoded by the exons ccatgCATCAGGCCCTGGACACCCTGAGTGACAGTACAAGCTCCACAACAGCCAACGACCTGGACCTGATCTTCCTCAAAGGCATCATGGAGAGCCCGGTG GCCCACGAGCGGCTGGAGGAGCCCAAGCTGGAGGCCGTGAGGGAGAACAACGTGGAGCTGGTCCAggacctgctgaaggagctcagTCCGCTCACACACCGGAGCCAGGCGGCCGACGAGCTGGTCCGCATCCTGAAGGAGCCGCACTTCCAG TCCCTCCTGGAGACCCACGACTCCGTGGCCTCCAAGAACTACGAGACTCCTCCTCCGAGCCCCTGCTCCTTCATGGACGCCGCCCTCAACAGCCAGCCCGTCCCGCCGGACGCCGTCCGCATGGTGGGCATCCGCAAGGTGTCTGGGGAGCATCTG ggGGTGACTTTCCGAGTGGAGAGCGGCGAGCTGGTGATTGCCAGGATCCTCCACGGCGGCATGATCGACCAGCAGGGCCTGCTCCACGTGGGCGACATCATCAAGGAGGTGAACGGCAAGGAGGTGGGCAACGACCCCAAGGTGCTCCAGGAGATGCTGAAGGAGGCCAGCGGCAGCGTGGTGCTGAAGATCCTGCCCAGCTACCAGGAGCCGCACACCCCGAGACAG GCCTTCGTGAAGTGCCACTTCGACTACGACCCCTCCCACGACAACCTGATCCCCTGtaaggaggcggggcttagctTCAGCAGCGGGGACATACTCCAGATCTTCAATCAGGAGGATCTGAACTGGTGGCAG GCCTGCCACATCGAGGGGGGCAGCGCCGGCCTGATTCCCAGCCAGCtcctggaggagaagaggaaagcGTTTGTGAAGAGAGATCTGGAGCTCGCTACCACAG GTCCGCTGTGTGCGGGGATGGGgggcaagaagaaaaaaaagatgatgtaTCTGACCACCAAGAACGCAG AATTTGACAGGCACGAGTTGAGGATCTATGAGGAGGTTGCCAAAGTGCCGCCCTTCAGGAGAAAGACGCTGGTTCTGATCGGAGCCCAGGGGGTCGGCCGCCGCAGCCTGAAGAACAAGCTGCTGGTGTCGGATCCTCAGCGTTACGGGACCACCATCCCCT TCACCTCCAGGAAGCCGAAGGTGGACGAGAGGGACGGCCAGATGTACTCCTTCATGAGCCGCTGCGAGATGGAGTGCGACATCAAGAACGCTCGCTTCCTGGAGCACGGCGAGTACGACGGCAATCTGTACGGCACCAAGATCAACTCCATACACGAGGTGATCGAAACGGGCAAGATCTGCATCCTGGACGTCAACCCACAG GCCCTCAAAGTGTTGCGGACGTCTGAGTTCCTGCCCTACGTCGTGTTCATCGAGGCCCCGGACTTTGAGGTCCTGAAGGCCATGAATCGGTCGGCCATCGAGTCGGGAGTGGTCACCAAGCAGTTAACG GACTCGGAGCTGAAGAGGACGGTGGACGAGAGCGAGCGCATCAAGAGGGCCTACGGACACTACTTCGACCTGTGCATCGTCAACGACGGCCTGGAGGCGGCGTTCCGGGGCCTCCGGGCGGCGCTGGAGAAGCTGTCGTCGGAGCAGCAGTGGGTTCCCGTCAGCTGGGTGTTTTGA